The Polyangium mundeleinium genome contains the following window.
CGAGAACTTCCGCGACAAGGGCATCATCGGCGTGCGCATCGAGGAGGACGATCAGCTCCTCTCCGCGGCCATCACCGACGGCTCGCGCGAGTTCCTCATCGCCACGCACAAGGGCATGTCGATCCGCTTCGCCGAGGAGGAGGTCCGTCCCACGGGCCGCGCCACCATGGGCGTGAAGGGCGTCGACCTCAACGAAGGCGACTTCGTGGTCGGCCTCTGCGTCACGGACGGCGGACGGGATCGGGTCCTTGCGGTCTGCGAGCGCGGCTATGGCAAGCGCACCCCGCTCGACGAGTTCCGCCTCCAGAGCCGCGGCGGCAAGGGCGTCATCCTCATCGACGCGAGCGAGCGCAACGGTCCGGTCATTGGCGTCGCCATGGTGTCGCCGGCGGATCAGATCATGCTCGTGACGGACCGCGGCCAAACGCTGCGCACCAAAGCCAGCGAGATCCGCGAGACCGGCCGCAACGCCCAGGGCGTGCGCCTCATGAACGTCGACGGCGACGAGCGCGTCGTGGCGATCGAGGCCTTTGCCGAGGCCGAGGAAGGCACGGTCCCGCCCCCGCCGCTCGAGACGAACGGCACGGATGGCACGAACGGCACGAGTCACGACGGGACGAACGGCGTCGCCGAGTGACATCCCCCCTCCCCTGGCACCTCGCGTGACCGGGAGCTAACGTAAGCACTGTCACACAGCATCGCCGGGGCTCACCCGGTCCCCCGGGGGGGATCCGGGGGTTTGGGGGCGTCGTTCGGCGTGTCCGAATGAGGTTCCCGAGCGTCGACGGGGTTTGGGGGCGTAGCGCGGCGTGTCCGCGCGACGCCCCCAAGCGTCAACGGAGAGGTTTGGGGGCGTAACGCGGCGTGTCCGCGCGACGCTCCCAAGCGTCAACGGAGGGGCTTGGGGGGGTGCGCCGCGCAGGATCGGATGCGTGTGGGCCCTCCATTGCTGGGGGGCAACATGCTCGAGCTATTTCGGTCGCGTCGCCGTGCCATTGTATGGTTCGTCGAGGCTGGCCTGCTCGTATCGCTCGTCTGCGCGGGTGCGGCGGCGATCGAGGGGCATCGCGGCGTCGTCACGCTCGCCCGCGTGCTCGACGCTGCGGCGATCACGCTCGTGGCGCAGGCGTCGCTCTATTACCATGGCCTTTACGGACCCTCGCCCATTCGCGACCTCCGTACCCTGGCCTGGAAAGTCGCGCGTGCGCTCGCTGTCTCGGCTCTCCTGCTCTGGGCCCTCTTCCAGGGTTTTTCGGTCGACGCGGAAGAGCGCTTCGCGGCCGTGGCGCTCGGGCTCATGGCCGGCGCGCTCGTCTTGCCGCTCTTTCGCACCGGGCTCGCGCGGGCGGCGGCGAGTGATCGCCTCTGCAAGCGCACCCTGGTCCTCGGCTCGGGGCCGCTCGCCGACGCCGTGATCACCGGCGCGCGGACCCATGACACCGGCGGCATGCGATTCGTCGGCCGCCTCGTACAGGAGGGCGACCCGGGCCGCGCCGCCCCCGACGTGCTCGGCAGCTACGACGAATTGCCGCACATCGCGTCCGCGCACGGCATCCGGCACATCATCGTCTGCGCTGCGGATCGCCGGGGCAAATTGCCCATCAATGTCCTCCTGGAGCTCAAATTCCGGGGCGTCGAGGTCGAGGAAGGCGTGGAGTTTTACGAGCGCATCACGGGCAAAATCTTCGTCCGTGAGCTTCGCCCGAGCCAGCTCGTCTTTGCGCACGGCTTTCACGTCGCGAAGCGCACGCTCCTCGGAAAGCGCCTGCTCGACGTCGTCTGCGCCTCGATCGGCCTCGTGCTGTCGGCGCCGCTGATGCTGCTCACGGCGCTCGCGATCCGGCTCGATTCGGCGGGCCCGATCCTTTATTCGCAGGTGCGGAGCGGCGTGTTCGGCCAGCCCTTCACCATTTACAAGTTCCGCTCGATGCGCACGGATGCGGAGGCCGATGGCAAGGCGCGCTGGGCGTCGGAGGACGATCCGCGCGTGACGCGGGTGGGCCGCGTCATTCGCAAGACGCGGCTCGACGAGCTCCCGCAGCTCTGGAACGTGCTCGCCGGCGACATGAGCCTCGTCGGCCCGCGTCCCGAGCGCCCGAGCTTCACCGAGGAGCTCGAAAAGGCCATTCCGTTCTTCCGGCAGCGCCTCTTCGTCAAGCCCGGCCTCACGGGCTACGCGCAGGTCCGCTACCATTACGGCGCCACGACCGAGGACCAGCTCGAAAAGCTGCAGCACGACCTGTTCTACATCAAGACGCTGTCGGTCTGGTTCGACCTGTCGATTCTGCTCGATACGATCAAGGTGGTGCTGCTCCGGATTGGATCGCGCTGAGAGGGTGTTCCACAGCGTAGCGCCGGGGTTTCACCCCGGACCCGACGAGGGGCTGTCCGCCCCTCGACCCGGACCAGGGCCAGCCCTGGACCTTTGGTGCATCGACCGCGACGCGGTCGATGCACAGGCGCATTGTGGAACACCCTCTGGCCTCGCTACGGCTCTCCACACGCGCAACGGGTGCGATCCCCACCTGGATCGCACCCAGCGCCTCGCGCAACGGCGTCCCTCGACGTCTGGATCGCCCCTTGCGCCTCACGCAACCGGGTCGATGCCGACCTCGATCGCCCCCGGCGCCTCACGCAACTGGGTCGCTCAAGACCTCGATCGCCCCCGGCGCCTCACGTGCGAGGGTCCCTCGACGCCTGGATCGCCCCCGGCACCTCACACAACCGGTTCGATCGAGGCCTCGATCCACCCAGTTGCGCAAGCTGCCCCACACATCCATCACTCGTCGTAGAACGCGTCCTCGTCCTCGTCCGCCGTCTTTGTTTCCTGGCCCCTCGGACGCCCCCCCGCCGCGCGCGCCTCCTCCTCCTCGAGCACCCCGGGCCGGGCGTCCTGGTCCTGCAGATCCGGATCCCTTGGCACCCGCCGCATCGGATCCGTCGAGGCGATCGCCGAAATCGCCACCGTCACCATCGTCCGGAACGTCGGCGCCGACGCGCCCGTCGGGTCCGGCTCGAAGCGCGTCGAAATCAGCTCCAGGTCGACCCCGCCCGTCACGAGAATTCCCATCGTCAGCGGCATTCCGAGCGAACCGCCCGCGGCCACCGCCGTCGTCACGAACTTTCCCTCGGGCTGCGGCGTCCCCGGCGGCAACCCGAGCCGCGGCTGCGTCGCGAGTGGCGCTTCGCCATGGCGGAAGCGCAGGATCCCGCGCGCGATCACGCTCCGAAACTCCCGCCCCCCCCGCGGCCGGCTCCACAGCTCCAGCCCCGCCGCATGTTGCGCCCCAAACCCGATCCGCGGGCCGAGCGACGAGTACGAAAAGCTGTACGTCCCGACAACCCCGTATCCACGCCCGGCATACCGCGCGTCGATCCGCGCGTCGGGCGCGATCACGCCAGACGACTCATCCTGCAGGAACGACGGCGGGCTCGCCACCGTCAGCCCGAGCGCCGCGCCGCCGCGGATGCGCCGCGAAATCTCGAACGTCGCGGATCCGAGGGCCGAGACCGTGGTGATGTCCGCGGGCCCGCGCGTGAGGTCCACGTCGAGCAGCGCGTGCTCGAAATGGGTGAAGCCTGCCCGCACGATCGGCCCTATGCGAAAGCGACGGCCGGCGAGCCACGAAAACGACGCGCTCCCGAGGACCGCGTGGCTATCGAGCCCCACCGCCTCGGGATGATCCGCGGCGACGGCGCCCGCTTGCGTGTATCCGGCCTCGAAACGTACATACGACCGCGGCGACGTGCTCGCGGAAAACCCGACGCGGCTCCCGAGCGTGTAAATGACCCTTCCCTGGAGAAACGGGTCGCGCGCCGTCAAATCATTCGTGGCGCGGAGCCCGAGCCGCGACGCGAGGAGCGCGTCCGCGGAGATCGAAAAGGCCGTGCGGGGCGAGGTCACGACATCGAGCCGCGTCACCGCCGTGCCCGCGATGTCCTGCGGGGACGTGGCCCCCTGCGTCGACGCGAGCGCCCGCCCGTACCGCCCGGAGATATCCAGCAAAAACGCCGCGCGGGACGCGCGGGACACGATCCTCGCAGCGCCGTCCACGCTCGTGAGCGCAATCCCGTACCCGCCGCCCGGCGTGATGCCCGTGACCGCGCTTTGCTCGACCGTGACTGCCGCCGTCGCGTCGGTGACGGCGAGCCCTCCCGCGGGGAAAAAGCCCAGCATGCGCCTCCATGGTTCTCGGGCCGCCCGGTGCTTCAGCGGGCCGTCAGCCGCTCCGGCTCTGCGTCCCGCAAGGGCGCCTGCGCGTACCGCGCGAGCCCGACCGCAAAGCCGAGCCCGTGCGCGACGTGCATCACGGGAAACATCGCCGCCACGAGGAAAACCAGGCACCCGTCCGCGCGACGCGCCGCCCACGCCGCCCCGGCGACGATGGCCAGCGTATACACGGCCGCCGCCGCGCCGAGAACGGGCTGCGCCGGCGAATAGAAAAGCGCGAGGATCACGAGCACGGTGAAGGTGAGAACGGTCGCGAACGGGATCAGGGGCCTGGGCGAAGGCGGCAACCCTCGCAGGAGGATCGTCCGCGCGCGGCCCGATCCATAGTTGAAATACTGCCGGAACAAGCCGCCGAACGTCGACCGCGGATAATAATGCCCCACGATGTCGCGCGATTGATAGATGCGCCCGCCGCGCGCCAGGATCCGCTGGTTCAGCTCCGCGTCCTCGTTCGTCCGCGCGTCCGGGTCGAAGAGGCCCGCGAGCTCGAAGGCCTCGCGGCGGAAAGCACCGCACCACACGCTCTCCACGTATCCCTCGCGATCGGGGTCCCGGGACGCCGATCCGCCCACGCCGAGCGGGCTCCGGAGCGCCGCGCAGAGCGCTTTCTGAAACCTGGTTTTCCCCCGCGGCCGCATGGCGCCCCCCACATTGAGCGCGCCTGTTCGCCGGAGCACCGCGACGGACGCGGCCACGTATCCGGGGTCGTAATCGGCATGGGCGTCCATGCGGATGATCACGTCCCCGCGGGAGCGCTTGATCCCCAGGTTCAGGGCCGCGGCCTGGAGGCGCTGGGGATTGTCGAGCAAAACGATGCGTGGATCCTCGGCGGCGAGCGCGCGCACGATGTCCTGCGTCCGGTCGAGGGAGCGACCGTCGACGACGAAGATCTCCAGGCGTTCGGACGGATATCGTTGCCCCGCCGCCGCCCGCACGACCCGCTCGATGTGGTCCTCTTCATTGTAACAAGGAATCACGATCGAACAGAAGGGACGTTCTGCGAGCGTCCGAAGAATCACGCCGCCGCGCCCCGACTCGGGTCCCCAATCATCCATCCCAAGCCCCCCAAAAAGCCACGAACAGAGCTCGGCCCCCGCCAAGCCCGGCCCCCCGACCCCGACGGCCAGCATCCCACGCCGTGGCTCTTTTTCAATCGGGCGAAATCCGAGTCCGATTGCAGGGTGCCCCGGGCGGGCGGATCCAGCGAATCCGTGTTCACGAACATGCGCATTGCGAATGAGAATGCGCATGCAATGCTAGGCGCGTTGCTCGGGACAACCCATTCTTCCCCTGGTGCTGGCGAGCGGCTGCGTGTCCTCGCCGTGACGCGGATCTTCCCGAATCGGGTGGAGCCGCTGTCATGCCCCTTCCAGCGCAGGCAGCTCGCCGCGCTCGCGCGCCTCGCCGAGGTCGAGGTGCTCGGCGTCGTGCCGTGGGTGCCGGGCGCGTCGCTGATCGGGGATCGCGCCCGGGTCGGAAAGCTCTGCCGCGTGCCGGCGGAGGACACGATCGACGGCCTCCCCGTGGTGCACCCGCGCGCGCCGTACCTGCCGCTCGCAGGTCCATGGCTCTCCGGCGTGAACGGCCCGCTCTACCTCGCGGGCCTCGTCCCGCACCTCGCCGCGTTGCGCCGCCGCTTCGACGTCGTGCTCGGCGCGTTCCTCTTCCCCGACGCGTGGGCCGCGCAGCACCTCGCCCGCGCCCTCGGCCTGCCGTACGCCGTGAAGGCGCATGGCACCGACGTGAACGTGATCGCGCGCTGGCCTTCGGTGCGCGCCCTCGTGCAGGGAACGTTGCGCCGCGCGGGCGTGGTGATCGGCGTGAGCCGTCCGATGCTGGGCGCCCTCGAAGAGCTCGGCGCGCCGCGGGATCGCGTGACGCTCGTCCCGAATGGGGTCGATCGCGCGCTCTTTCAGCCGCGGAGCCGCGACGAGGCGCGTGGGGCCCTCGGGATGGATCCACGTTCGAAGGTGCTCGTCTACGTCGGCAGGCTCGAAGAGGCGAAGGGTCTGCACGAGCTCTGCGACGCGCTCGTATCGCTCGAAGCACGCGCGCCGGGTCGGTTCACGATCGCGCTCGTCGGCGATGGTTCGCTCCGCAAGACGCTGGAAGAGAAGCGCGACGCGGGCTTGCCGCTCCTCGTCGCCGGCGCGCGTCCCGCCGAGGAGGTCGCGCGTTTCCTCGCCGCGTCCGACGCGCTCGTGCTCCCGAGCTTTCACGAGGGCACGCCCAACGTCGTGCTCGAAGCGCTCGCCGCGGGTCGACCCGTCGTCGCGACGCGCGTGGGCGGCATCCCGGACGTCGTCGCGCACGAGCGCACGGGCCTGCTCGTGCCGCCGCGCGACGCGCCCGCGCTCGCCGCGGCGATCGAACAAGCGACGAGCCGCGCGTGGGACGAGGACGAGCTCACGCGTGCCGCGCCGCCCGGCTGGGATCGAAGCGCGGAGGCGTTGCTCGCGGCGCTCCTTCGCGCGCGGTCGGTGCACGCATGAAGCGCGGGAGCACGCTGGGCGCCGCGTCGGCCCTCGCGCTCCTGCTCCTCGCGACGGTAACGGCGGCCGGTGGGCCCCGCGTCGTCGTGGTGGACGACGGCGTGCGCGTGCGGCGGGAGGGGCCCGATCTCGATCGAGCCATCACACGAGGACATGCGCTCGGCGGAGAGGATCACGCGATCGAGCTCGCGGCGCTCCGCGGCGAGGTGCTCGCGATCCAGGTGATCCTCGAAGCCGGCGACACGCCGCTCGACGCCGTCACCGTGGACGTCGCGCCGCCCCGCACGCCGATCCGCGTCGATCG
Protein-coding sequences here:
- a CDS encoding glycosyltransferase family 4 protein — encoded protein: MLGALLGTTHSSPGAGERLRVLAVTRIFPNRVEPLSCPFQRRQLAALARLAEVEVLGVVPWVPGASLIGDRARVGKLCRVPAEDTIDGLPVVHPRAPYLPLAGPWLSGVNGPLYLAGLVPHLAALRRRFDVVLGAFLFPDAWAAQHLARALGLPYAVKAHGTDVNVIARWPSVRALVQGTLRRAGVVIGVSRPMLGALEELGAPRDRVTLVPNGVDRALFQPRSRDEARGALGMDPRSKVLVYVGRLEEAKGLHELCDALVSLEARAPGRFTIALVGDGSLRKTLEEKRDAGLPLLVAGARPAEEVARFLAASDALVLPSFHEGTPNVVLEALAAGRPVVATRVGGIPDVVAHERTGLLVPPRDAPALAAAIEQATSRAWDEDELTRAAPPGWDRSAEALLAALLRARSVHA
- a CDS encoding TIGR03013 family XrtA/PEP-CTERM system glycosyltransferase, coding for MLELFRSRRRAIVWFVEAGLLVSLVCAGAAAIEGHRGVVTLARVLDAAAITLVAQASLYYHGLYGPSPIRDLRTLAWKVARALAVSALLLWALFQGFSVDAEERFAAVALGLMAGALVLPLFRTGLARAAASDRLCKRTLVLGSGPLADAVITGARTHDTGGMRFVGRLVQEGDPGRAAPDVLGSYDELPHIASAHGIRHIIVCAADRRGKLPINVLLELKFRGVEVEEGVEFYERITGKIFVRELRPSQLVFAHGFHVAKRTLLGKRLLDVVCASIGLVLSAPLMLLTALAIRLDSAGPILYSQVRSGVFGQPFTIYKFRSMRTDAEADGKARWASEDDPRVTRVGRVIRKTRLDELPQLWNVLAGDMSLVGPRPERPSFTEELEKAIPFFRQRLFVKPGLTGYAQVRYHYGATTEDQLEKLQHDLFYIKTLSVWFDLSILLDTIKVVLLRIGSR
- a CDS encoding glycosyltransferase family 2 protein, whose translation is MDDWGPESGRGGVILRTLAERPFCSIVIPCYNEEDHIERVVRAAAGQRYPSERLEIFVVDGRSLDRTQDIVRALAAEDPRIVLLDNPQRLQAAALNLGIKRSRGDVIIRMDAHADYDPGYVAASVAVLRRTGALNVGGAMRPRGKTRFQKALCAALRSPLGVGGSASRDPDREGYVESVWCGAFRREAFELAGLFDPDARTNEDAELNQRILARGGRIYQSRDIVGHYYPRSTFGGLFRQYFNYGSGRARTILLRGLPPSPRPLIPFATVLTFTVLVILALFYSPAQPVLGAAAAVYTLAIVAGAAWAARRADGCLVFLVAAMFPVMHVAHGLGFAVGLARYAQAPLRDAEPERLTAR